The genomic window CAAGGATATAGAGAAAGATTTTATTCCGAGGTTTAAGGAATATTATAATTCTGAAGAGTTTAGAACATGTAAATCTTGCGGACATGTCATGGAGACAGATCCGAGATTTGTAGAAGCAAAATAAAACTTTTTGAAAAAAATATATTTTGCTTCCGATTTTCATCTTGGCGTGAATGCTGCTGGTACATCGAAACAAAGAGAAAAGGATGTTGCAGCTTGGATGGATGAAATCGCAGATGACGCCTCAGATTTATTTTTGTTGGGAGATGTTTTCGACTTTTGGTTTGAATATAAAACCGTAATTCCTAAAGGATATTCCTTATTGTTTTCAAAACTGAGGAAGCTTGCAGATAAAGGAGTAAATCTACATTACTTCAAAGGCAATCACGATCTTTGGTTATTAGATTATTTTGAAGAGGAATTTGAAATGAAAATTTATTCTGATCCTCAGGTGTTTCAGCTGCTTGGAAAAAAATTTTACATCGGACACGGAGATGGATTGGGACCTGGAGATAAAGGTTATAAACGATTAAAAAGACTTTTTCGCTCACCTTTATCCCAGTATGCATATCGCTGGTTGCATCCCGATATCGGGATACGATTAGCTGGATTTTTCTCTCATAAGAGTAGGGCAGCTCAATCGCATGAAGAGATTTTTTTAGGTCCTGATAAAGAATGGCTGATTCAATACGCTGAGAGAAAATCACAGACGCTTGAGGTCGATTATTTTGTTTTTGGTCACAGACATCTCCCAATAAATTACCTTCTGGACAATGGAAGATGCAGGTATATAAATCTGGGAGACTGGATGAGTTTCAGATCCTTTGGAGTTTTTGATGGAGATCATATGGAAATTCAATTTTATAAGAATGAGATGGGCAAAATATATTCTTAAATTTCGTATGAATTTCATTCACATATTTATCAATTCATCGCTGTGGATTTGCTTTAGTTTCAGCAATTCATTGCAAGCTCAAATTATTCAGGACAGTTGGCGCTTTAAAGACACAATACATATCTCGGCAGACCAGGTCTTTATGGACCAGTTATCCCGGATTTTTGTATTTTCTGCAAAGGAAAAGAAATTGAGTATTGTTGACCAATTGAGCAATCCACTCGTGGTCCATACCAATAGAGATTTTTCAAAAAACACTTTTATCGATGCATCCAATCCTTATAAAATATTGATTTATTATCCAGAAGCTTCGAGGATACAATTTTTGGATAAATTTTTGGCGGTGTTGACCGAAAGAAATATCGGTGAAATGTCTCAGTCTGATGTGGTTGGAGTGAACACCGGTGGTGAATTGATGTATTTCAAAGATTCGAGAATTCACATCGAACAGATTTCACCAGTTGAACCTATTGTATCACAATCGATTTTCTTTGAACGCACAGATACATATCTAGGAGGTGTAAAATTATTGCAGTGCCAACAAAATTATTTTTTGCTTATACCCGGAAAAGGTTTGATGATATTTGATTCATTTTTAAATCTAGTAGGAGAATATTCAAATCATGAAATAAAACTGATCACGACGGATAGAAATGACATATATCTGAGCAATGGGATCAACATCTTTGTATGGGACCTGAAAAAGCATGAAGCTATTGCCATTTTTCATTCACAAGAGCCTATTCAATCATTTGCTATCATGGGACAAAAATTACTCATATGTGATGAACGCCATCGGGTAATTTTATACGAAAACCAAAGCCGATAATTATTATTGTTGACTTTAAATTGTCATCAATTCCTTGTCTTTTTGTTCAACTATTTTTTCAATTTTTGAAATATAGTCGTTCACCTGATTTTGCAGATCAGTTTCTTTACGCTTAGCGATATCTTCAGCCAATCCATTTTTTTGTTCCTTCTTTATGGACTCCAATATTTTATGTCTGATGGACCGAATTCCTACTTTAGCTTCTTCTCCGTAGTGTTTGACCTGCTTTACAAATTCTTTACGTCTTTCCTCAGTAAGTGGTGGTATCAATAATCGGATCATTTCTCCATCATTTTGAGGAGTCAGTCCAATGTTGGATTCAAAGATGGCCTTTTCGATGTCACCAATGATCTTTTTTTCCCAGGGCTGTATGATGATGGTTTTTGTATCGCCGAGTGAGATATTGGCCACTTGCTGAATGGGTACAGGGGAGCCATAGTAAGGTACCATGATGCCCTCCAACATTGACGTAGAGGCCTTACCTGTTCTTACTTTATGTAGTTCTTTATGCAAATGCTCCAGGCTTTTTTCAAAGTCATCTTTTGCTTTTTTAATCAGTGCATCGAGTTCTGCCGACATACAGGAATAGTTTTTATAAATGGGTACTGAATTTTAATTTTTTTCCAGTGAATTTCTTTAGTACAATTACTCTCTGTTTAAACCTACATAGCGCAAGATAAGAAATATCAGCATTACCAATGATGAGAGAGCTGCTGAAACGTAAGTCATTGCGGCCCATTTCAAAGCATCTTTTGCTCCTTCATGCTCAGCAGTTGTGGTTGTACCTGATTGTTCTAACCACACCAATGCTCGTTTGCTGGCATCAAATTCTACAGGCAAGGTGATCACGCTAAATGCGGTGGTGATCATAAATGCGATGATGGTGATAAGCAATAAACTTGGAAAAGTATTTGCGAGCATAAACGCAGCCATCAATAAAAATTGTTGAGCCATTGAGGCTACTTGTACTACTGGTACAATGCGTGATCTCAATGTCAGCATGGTATAAGCCGTAGCATGTTGCACAGCGTGACCGCACTCGTGTGCAGCAACAGCTGAAGCTGCGACAGATCTCCCATTGAAAACGTCAGGACTTAGGTTTACTGTCTTGTTGCTTGGATTATAATGATCAGACAGGAAACCTTGGCCTTGAACTACCTGTACATCGTGTATATTATAATAGCTCAGCATGTGTTCGGCAATTTCCTTTCCGCTCATTCCATTTCTAAGACCAACGGTCGAGTAGTGTTTAAACTTACTCTGCAATCTTCCACTAATGAACATTCCAATAACCGACATCACTATTGTGATGCCATAATAAATCATATAATCTGCATTAAGTACCATGTCGTATAGTTTTCACCTTATAATTCGATTTTGAGAAAAATAGTTTATTTTTTATTGAATTTTTTCTGCGCCAAAGTAAGCTTGTAATGCTTTAGGAATATGTATGCCATCCTCAGTCTGGTGATTTTCCAAGAGACCTGCAACTATCCTCGCTAAGGCAAGTGCACTTCCATTGAGTGTATGCGCCAAAACTGATTGACCATTTTCATTTTTGAATCTTAATTTCATTCTATTGGACTGAAAAGTTTCAAAATTGGATACAGAGCTAACTTCCAACCATCTTTTTTGGGCATTGGAATACACCTCGAAGTCATAGGTCAATGCGGAAGCAAATCCCATATCTCCTCCGCACAAACGCAGTATCCGATAAGGCAATTCCAGCTTTTCCAAAAGCATTGCCACATGTTCCAACATGCCATGTAGGGCTTTGTATGAGTTCTCAGGATGTTCTATCCTCACGATTTCAACTTTGTCAAATTGGTGTACGCGATTGAGACCTTTGACGTGGGCGCCGTATGATCCTGCCTCTCTTCTGAAACAGGGCGTATAACCACACATTTTAATGGGCAGTTGGTCTTCGCGCAGCAATACGTCTCTATATATATTGGTGACAGGCACTTCCGCTGTTGGGATCAAGTAAAGGTCATCCTTTTCAACATAGTACATTTGGCCCTCTTTGTCCGGAATTTGCCCGGTTGCCCTACCAGAAGCTTCGTTGACCATCAGGGGAGTTTGAATCTCTTCATAGCCTGCCCGATTGGCCTCATCAAGGAAGAAATTGATCAAAGCGCGTTGAAGTCTGGCGCCTTGACCACGATATAAGATGAATCCGCTTCCTGTAATTTTGACACCAAGCTCCATATCGAACAATTGATATTTTTTGGCCAATTCCCAGTGTGGCAATGAGCTCTCTTCTGCATCTTTAGCAGCGATGGATCCATACCGGAAGACCTCATTTTCTTCTGCAGTTTTTCCAAACGGCACAGTTTCATGTGGTACATTGGGCAGCTGAAGCAAGATATCTTCTATCTTGGCTTCTATTGTCGCTAGCGAACTTTCTGAAATTTTGGCTTCTTCTTTTAACCTGAGGACTTCTTCTCTGATCTTGTTCCCACCGCTCTGGTCTCCTTTTTTCATGTATTCTCCCACTTCTTTAGAGAGTTTGTTGATCAAAGCCAGTTGGTTATCCAAAGAGCTTTGTGTCTCCTTCCTATATTGGTCAAGAGTCAATATTTCATCAACTTTCATCAGCTGAGCATCGCTGAGATTTCTCTTTTGATATCCCGTGACAATTCTGTCTTTTTCATTTCTGAAAATTCTCATCTCCACCATAATCTCAAATTTTCGGCAATTTTACAGCAAGATCTACATTTTTTTCGAAAAAAAACTTGACGAGATATGATTAAAAAGATTTATCTTTGCAGGGTTGGAGGAATTCTTTCGATTTAACAACTCCTCGAGCTTTTCACAACATATATTTCATTTCTTATATCTATTTGCAATTTCATTAAAACCGAATTCGCCATCTATTTTTGTTAATTCTAATCTGATTATCCATTATCTCTATGTATGATATTTTGCAGCTCAACGACATGCTTGTACCTGAGCTAAAAGACATAGCCCAAAAACTGGGAATAACACATTTACAAAAGCTTTCCAAACAAGATTTGATCTACAGAATCCTGGACCAACAAGCCTTGGCAGGAGGGAAAAAATCTGATGCTGACAATGGCTCTGACGCCGATGCAGAACCTGAATACGAGCTTTTGGAAAATGAAAATAATCTGCGCAACCGAAGGAAAAGAACCGTGCGCAAATCTGCCCCCGAAAAAATAGGAGGCAGCCACCTGACTGGACAACCACGTGTTATAGAGCAAGACAATAGCGCACCTGTAGCTAAAAAGCCAAATCACAAGGAACAAAAACCTCAGATCGCTCAAGCAGAGACCAAGAAAGAGTTGTTCCCGGTTGATGAAACTCAAAAACAAACCGCTGAAGATGTTAAACAGCCAAAACATGTACGCAAAGAAAAACCGGTGCGATTTGACAAGAGCAGTCCGGTAGAGAAGGAGCCAGCTGTTGAGAAAACGGTTGTCGAAACTGAATCGCAGGATTCGGCAATGGAGTCTGATCAAGCTGATAAGCCTAGAATTCATGAAAGAAAAGGGCGTGTTCAGCATCATAAAAGACAGAATCAGGAACAAGAGGTTTTCGAACCTGTCAACGATATTTCAGGACCACTGGAAGCCAAGCAAC from Saprospiraceae bacterium includes these protein-coding regions:
- a CDS encoding zinc metallopeptidase, translated to MIYYGITIVMSVIGMFISGRLQSKFKHYSTVGLRNGMSGKEIAEHMLSYYNIHDVQVVQGQGFLSDHYNPSNKTVNLSPDVFNGRSVAASAVAAHECGHAVQHATAYTMLTLRSRIVPVVQVASMAQQFLLMAAFMLANTFPSLLLITIIAFMITTAFSVITLPVEFDASKRALVWLEQSGTTTTAEHEGAKDALKWAAMTYVSAALSSLVMLIFLILRYVGLNRE
- the serS gene encoding serine--tRNA ligase: MVEMRIFRNEKDRIVTGYQKRNLSDAQLMKVDEILTLDQYRKETQSSLDNQLALINKLSKEVGEYMKKGDQSGGNKIREEVLRLKEEAKISESSLATIEAKIEDILLQLPNVPHETVPFGKTAEENEVFRYGSIAAKDAEESSLPHWELAKKYQLFDMELGVKITGSGFILYRGQGARLQRALINFFLDEANRAGYEEIQTPLMVNEASGRATGQIPDKEGQMYYVEKDDLYLIPTAEVPVTNIYRDVLLREDQLPIKMCGYTPCFRREAGSYGAHVKGLNRVHQFDKVEIVRIEHPENSYKALHGMLEHVAMLLEKLELPYRILRLCGGDMGFASALTYDFEVYSNAQKRWLEVSSVSNFETFQSNRMKLRFKNENGQSVLAHTLNGSALALARIVAGLLENHQTEDGIHIPKALQAYFGAEKIQ
- the frr gene encoding ribosome recycling factor; this encodes MSAELDALIKKAKDDFEKSLEHLHKELHKVRTGKASTSMLEGIMVPYYGSPVPIQQVANISLGDTKTIIIQPWEKKIIGDIEKAIFESNIGLTPQNDGEMIRLLIPPLTEERRKEFVKQVKHYGEEAKVGIRSIRHKILESIKKEQKNGLAEDIAKRKETDLQNQVNDYISKIEKIVEQKDKELMTI
- a CDS encoding UDP-2,3-diacylglucosamine diphosphatase, with amino-acid sequence MKKIYFASDFHLGVNAAGTSKQREKDVAAWMDEIADDASDLFLLGDVFDFWFEYKTVIPKGYSLLFSKLRKLADKGVNLHYFKGNHDLWLLDYFEEEFEMKIYSDPQVFQLLGKKFYIGHGDGLGPGDKGYKRLKRLFRSPLSQYAYRWLHPDIGIRLAGFFSHKSRAAQSHEEIFLGPDKEWLIQYAERKSQTLEVDYFVFGHRHLPINYLLDNGRCRYINLGDWMSFRSFGVFDGDHMEIQFYKNEMGKIYS